The proteins below come from a single Papaver somniferum cultivar HN1 chromosome 11, ASM357369v1, whole genome shotgun sequence genomic window:
- the LOC113320176 gene encoding uncharacterized protein LOC113320176, translating to MRVLFCKVHCPSFICFCKPSSHLLTPCPLKLENGSNVPTTVCSVPDSVGEICSEKVDDQEEVEDKGSLDERQIEIEILPKSSLKKPNSEPRIQVEKARVQWMDLLGKDLVEIKEFEPSESGESDDDDESTRGCVCVIQ from the exons ATGAGGgttttgttttgtaaagtccatTGTCCTTCTTTTATCTGTTTTTGCAAACCCTCATCACATCTACTCACTCCTTGTCCATTGAAATTGGAAAACGGTTCAAATGTTCCTACAACAGTATGTTCAGTTCCTGATTCAGTGGGGGAGATATGTAGTGAGAAGGTTGACGACCAGGAGGAGGTGGAGGACAAGGGAAGCTTAGATGAAAgacaaattgaaattgaaattttacCAAAAAGTAGTCTAAAGAAACCGAATTCCGAACCTCGGATACAAGTCGAAAAGGCTAGAGTTCAGTGGATGGATTTATTAGGGAAAGatttagttgagatcaaggaatttGAGCCCAG TGAGTCAGGAGAATCAGATGACGATGACGAAAGTACTCGAGGCTGTGTTTGTGTTATTCAGTGA